A window from Purpureocillium takamizusanense chromosome 3, complete sequence encodes these proteins:
- a CDS encoding uncharacterized protein (SECRETED:SignalP(1-21~SECRETED:cutsite=AAA-ED~SECRETED:prob=0.6137)~EggNog:ENOG503NVX6~CAZy:AA7~COG:C) — MIAGLLLSAFALGGLCGTAAAEDFEPADFNVTSELLKLGVDVSKLPGLSGLGGRDVSAPCTAACKSLSALYGDNAVYAQNTTGYGAFTSAYWSSIQSEVDPLCIFKPAKVADVSVLVLLSRLTQCPFAFKSGGHAAFAGASSVEGGITVSFENFKDVTVSRDRKTVKIQPGNNWVDVYKVLDPQDLTVTGGRVARVGTGGLTLGGGISYFSNIYGWACDNVVSYEVVTASGRVVHATPTAFPKLYWALRGGGNNFGIVTSFTFETIPLPKGQMWGGTRTYLESNFEGVVDAFAGVIANSPSDPNAGIWVAWILKYGLKLAATELYYAKPDGAANATIFNDFKAMTPIADTTKSRNVSEYSEAQQSTNPYGLREVYWCMTVKADARIARVARDIYYQERPAVANIEGAGPVLIFQGITVGQMQKMSRNGGNALGLDHRDGPLYLIQIACWWKNAADDEAIYAFARKVMDRIAAEATALGVQSDYIYMNYGSRFQNVIAGYGADNVNKLRDIARQYDPKAVFQTLQPGHFKLDRAPVSS; from the exons ATGATCGCCGGCTTGCTGCTTTCCGCTTTCGCCCTCGGGGGCCTGtgcggcaccgccgccgcggaggacTTTGAGCCTGCCGACTTCAATGTCACCAGTGAGCTGCTgaagctcggcgtcgacgtctccAAACTCCCTGGGCTCTCAGGACTTGGTGGGCGTGACGTTTCCGCCCCTTGCACCGCGGCT TGCAAGTCGCTCTCCGCCCTGTACGGCGACAACGCCGTCTACGCCCAAAATACGACGGGATACGGTGCCTTCACGAGTGCCTACTGGTCGTCGATCCAGTCCGAGGTCGACCCGCTCTGCATCTTCAAGCcggccaaggtcgccgacgttTCCGTGCTGGTGCTCCTCTCCCGCCTGACGCAGTGTCCGTTTGCGTTCaagagcggcggccacgcTGCCTTTGCCGGCgcgtcgagcgtcgagggcggcatcaccgTGTCGTTTGAGAACTTCAAGGACGTCACCGTGTCGCGGGACAGGAAGACGGTCAAGATCCAGCCCGGGAACAACTGGGTGGACGTGTACAAGGTGCTGGATCCGCAAGACCTCACCGTCACCGGTGGCCGCGTCGCACGCGTGGGCACTGGTGGCCTGACGCTCGGGG GTGGCATTTCCTACTTCTCAAACATTTACGGTTGGGCATGCGACAATGTTGTTTCTTACGAG GTCGTCACTGCTTCGGGACGCGTCGTCCACGCGACCCCCACGGCGTTCCCGAAGCTGTACTGGGCGctcaggggcggcggcaacaactTTGGCATCGTGACGTCCTTCACGTTCGAGACGATTCCCCTCCCCAAGGGACAGATGTGGGGCGGGACCAGGACCTATCTCGAGTCCAACTTTGAGGGTGTGGTCGACGCCTTCGCCGGTGTCATCGCCAACTCGCCGTCGgaccccaacgccggcaTCTGGGTCGCCTGGATCCTCAAGTACGGGCTCAAGCTGGCCGCGACGGAGCTGTACTACGCGaagcccgacggcgccgccaacgccaccatCTTCAACGACTTCAAGGCCATGACGCCCATCGCCGACACCACCAAGAGCCGCAACGTGAGCGAGTACTCGGAGGCGCAGCAGTCGACGAACCCGTACGGCCTCCGCGAGGTGTACTGGTGCATGACGGTCAAGGCGGACGCCAGGatcgcccgcgtcgcccgcgacatCTACTACCAGGAGCGGCCGGCGGTCGCCAACATCGAGGGGGCCGGCCCCGTGCTCATCTTCCAGGGCATCACCGTCGGGCAGATGCAGAAGATGAGCAGGAACGGCGGCAAcgcgctgggcctcgaccACCGCGACGGGCCGCTGTACCTGATCCAGATTGCGTGCTGGTGGAAGaacgcggccgacgacgaggccatctaCGCCTTTGCCCGCAAGGTCATggaccgcatcgccgccgaggcgacggcgctcggCGTGCAGAGCGACTACATCTACATGAACTACGGGAGCAGGTTCCAAAACGTCATTGCCGGCTATGGCGCGGACAATGTCAACAAGCTCCGCGACATTGCCAGGCAGTACGACCCCAAGGCCGTTTTCCAGACCCTGCAGCCCGGTCACTTTAAGCTCGACAGAGCGCCTGTCTCCAGCTGA